One Prolixibacteraceae bacterium DNA segment encodes these proteins:
- a CDS encoding N-acetylornithine carbamoyltransferase — protein MKNFISIKDIPSIDKALEVAKKVKHDRFAYKDLGINKTMILIFFNSSLRTRLSTQKAAMNLGMNTMVLNVNQDGWKLESELGVIMDGDKPEHLKEAIPVIGSYCDIIGVRAFASLDDKEADYQERIIQQFIDYAGVPVVSMEAATRHPLQSFADLITIEEHKKTARPKVVLTWAPHPRPLPQAVANSFVEWMKETDYELVVTHPKGYELADHFMEGVTVEYDQKKAFEGADFIYAKNWSAYNDYGQILSKDRSWCVDTEKMGLTNDAKFMHCLPVRRNMIVSDSVIDSKNSIVIEEAANREISAQAVLKMILEDL, from the coding sequence ATGAAGAACTTTATCTCCATTAAGGATATTCCTAGTATCGACAAAGCCTTAGAGGTTGCCAAAAAGGTAAAACACGATCGTTTTGCATATAAAGACCTTGGCATAAATAAAACCATGATTCTTATCTTTTTTAACTCTAGCCTACGAACTCGCCTGAGTACACAAAAAGCAGCTATGAATCTTGGGATGAACACAATGGTACTAAATGTAAATCAAGATGGTTGGAAATTGGAGAGCGAATTAGGTGTTATAATGGATGGAGATAAGCCAGAACACTTGAAAGAAGCAATCCCGGTTATCGGATCGTATTGTGATATTATAGGGGTTAGAGCCTTCGCTTCCTTAGACGACAAAGAAGCAGATTATCAAGAACGCATCATTCAACAGTTCATCGATTATGCTGGGGTACCTGTAGTTAGTATGGAAGCGGCAACACGACATCCACTTCAAAGCTTTGCCGACCTAATAACTATTGAAGAACATAAAAAAACAGCACGTCCAAAAGTGGTCTTGACTTGGGCTCCACACCCAAGACCTCTTCCTCAAGCAGTAGCAAATTCTTTTGTAGAGTGGATGAAAGAGACCGATTATGAATTGGTTGTTACACACCCAAAAGGATACGAACTTGCAGATCATTTCATGGAGGGAGTCACGGTAGAGTATGACCAGAAAAAAGCATTTGAAGGAGCTGATTTTATCTATGCAAAAAACTGGTCTGCATACAACGATTATGGTCAAATCCTATCAAAAGATAGAAGTTGGTGTGTCGATACCGAAAAAATGGGGCTTACAAATGATGCAAAATTCATGCACTGTCTTCCTGTTCGCCGTAATATGATTGTTTCGGATTCTGTAATCGACAGCAAAAACTCAATCGTTATTGAGGAGGCTGCCAACAGAGAGATCTCTGCACAAGCTGTATTAAAAATGATTCTTGAAGATTTATAA
- a CDS encoding group III truncated hemoglobin, with amino-acid sequence MKRDIENTQDITLLVETFYRDLCKISEMDNLYNEVIKIDWETHIPIMVRFWGSLVLREGGYRGNILSHHHHVMEKYPLTQEMFHTWENCFLETLNRLFQGPNSDKTKKRVRAMSQSLIKKLDI; translated from the coding sequence ATGAAAAGAGATATTGAAAACACCCAAGACATCACACTGCTTGTTGAAACCTTCTACAGAGACCTATGCAAAATCTCTGAGATGGATAACCTATACAACGAAGTGATTAAGATTGATTGGGAAACCCATATCCCTATTATGGTTCGTTTTTGGGGATCCCTTGTACTACGTGAAGGAGGCTACCGAGGAAATATTCTTAGTCACCATCATCATGTAATGGAAAAATATCCACTCACCCAAGAGATGTTTCACACTTGGGAAAACTGTTTTCTTGAGACACTAAATAGACTCTTCCAGGGACCTAATAGTGATAAAACGAAAAAAAGAGTACGTGCCATGTCTCAGTCGCTTATAAAGAAATTAGATATTTAA
- a CDS encoding glutamate-5-semialdehyde dehydrogenase: MKLDKTLYNIRKASKALSLITPNVINEMLLDLADILEENYDQILKANKQDLDRMDLNNPKYDRLLLTEQRIKSIASDLRNVANLPSSVGKVLQSITRPNGMQIEKVRVPFGVIGVIYEARPNVTIDVFSLCIKSGNCCILKGGSDASSSNKVLVSLIHKALEAQGLDSAYATLLSTDRKEVDQLLHADRYVDLIIPRGSQQLIEYVRTHATVPVIETGAGICHTYFDQDGDLEKGKAIITNAKTRRVSVCNALDCILIHQSRLEDLPSLTELLAEKKVIIHADPRSYKQLTGHYPTSLLEEADEEDFGTEYLSLQLSIKTVDNMEEALDHIDLYSSRHSEAIVSENSDRCDAFCAQVDAAAVYQNVSTAFTDGAQFGLGAEIGISTQKLHARGPMALDEITSYKWIVKGSGQIRNV; this comes from the coding sequence ATGAAACTTGACAAAACACTATATAACATCCGTAAAGCCTCTAAAGCACTTTCATTGATTACACCTAATGTGATCAATGAAATGCTTCTAGATCTAGCTGATATATTGGAAGAGAATTACGATCAAATTCTAAAAGCGAACAAACAAGATTTGGATCGTATGGACCTGAACAATCCAAAATACGATAGACTACTTCTCACGGAACAACGAATCAAATCAATAGCCTCTGACCTTCGAAATGTTGCAAACCTTCCATCATCTGTTGGGAAAGTACTTCAATCAATAACACGCCCCAATGGTATGCAAATTGAGAAAGTGCGTGTCCCTTTTGGGGTCATCGGAGTAATTTATGAAGCACGCCCAAATGTCACAATCGATGTATTCTCTCTATGTATAAAATCCGGAAATTGCTGTATTCTTAAAGGGGGAAGTGATGCCTCAAGCTCAAACAAAGTGTTGGTTTCTCTAATCCATAAAGCACTAGAAGCACAAGGACTAGACAGCGCATACGCAACCCTTCTCTCTACAGATCGTAAAGAGGTAGACCAGCTATTACACGCAGATAGATATGTCGATTTAATTATTCCTAGAGGAAGTCAACAACTCATTGAATATGTAAGAACCCATGCCACCGTTCCTGTAATAGAAACGGGTGCTGGAATATGTCACACATATTTTGATCAAGACGGAGATTTAGAAAAAGGAAAAGCGATCATCACCAATGCCAAAACTCGCAGAGTAAGTGTGTGTAACGCATTGGATTGTATCCTTATCCATCAATCAAGACTAGAAGATTTGCCCTCTTTAACAGAACTTCTTGCAGAGAAAAAGGTTATTATACATGCAGATCCACGTAGCTACAAACAGCTAACAGGACACTATCCTACGTCTCTACTTGAAGAGGCCGACGAGGAGGATTTTGGAACAGAGTATCTGAGTCTGCAACTATCGATTAAGACAGTGGACAATATGGAAGAGGCTCTAGATCATATCGATCTTTATAGTTCGAGACACTCTGAAGCAATTGTGTCAGAAAATTCAGATCGATGTGATGCTTTTTGTGCACAAGTAGATGCTGCTGCAGTTTATCAAAATGTATCCACTGCATTTACAGATGGAGCACAATTTGGATTGGGAGCAGAGATCGGTATCAGCACACAAAAACTACATGCAAGAGGTCCAATGGCATTAGATGAGATTACTAGTTATAAGTGGATTGTGAAAGGTTCTGGACAAATAAGAAACGTGTAA
- the proB gene encoding glutamate 5-kinase: protein MVSKDVNFKIKRIAIKVGSNVLTKEDGKLNISIMAHLVDQISHLRQLGYDVILISSGAVAAGRSQLNPTNKMDTVSERQLFSAIGQVKLINRYSDLFHEHGLQCAQILTTKENFSDRGHYLNMKNCFETLLAQKVIPIVNENDTISVEELMFTDNDELSGLIASMVKADILLLLTNVEGLYTGDPNDTKSELIREVHSNDPSLQQYIQPLKSSKGRGGMATKFNIANKMTAQGIDVAIASGLRKNIIIDIITNNTEIPFTWFKRTQDKANPIKRWLSHSCDFAQGTIRLNQGASSALHANEGVSILPVGVIEIVEMFDSGEIIKIIDESGNTIGIGKANYDAGSLKKEMGLKNKKPIVHCDYLSLNI, encoded by the coding sequence ATGGTTTCGAAAGACGTGAACTTTAAAATAAAACGTATTGCTATCAAAGTCGGTAGCAATGTATTGACCAAAGAAGACGGAAAATTAAACATCTCTATCATGGCTCACTTGGTGGATCAGATTTCACATCTACGCCAATTGGGTTACGACGTGATACTAATCTCATCCGGTGCAGTAGCGGCAGGACGTAGTCAATTGAATCCAACAAACAAAATGGATACTGTCTCTGAACGTCAATTATTTTCTGCCATTGGTCAAGTAAAACTAATTAACAGATATAGTGATCTTTTTCATGAACATGGACTTCAGTGTGCCCAAATACTGACCACCAAAGAGAATTTTTCGGATAGAGGACATTACCTCAACATGAAAAATTGCTTTGAAACCCTTTTGGCCCAGAAGGTGATCCCTATAGTAAACGAAAATGATACAATCTCTGTCGAAGAGTTGATGTTCACCGATAATGATGAACTATCAGGTCTTATCGCGTCTATGGTAAAAGCAGATATACTTCTTTTACTCACCAATGTAGAAGGCCTTTATACTGGAGATCCTAACGACACAAAATCTGAACTTATTCGAGAGGTTCATTCCAATGACCCCTCTCTTCAGCAATATATTCAACCTCTTAAATCATCTAAAGGTAGAGGTGGAATGGCAACCAAATTTAACATCGCCAATAAAATGACAGCACAAGGTATCGATGTTGCTATTGCCAGTGGATTGAGAAAAAATATTATCATAGACATCATTACAAATAACACAGAGATTCCTTTCACTTGGTTCAAAAGAACCCAAGACAAAGCAAATCCAATAAAAAGGTGGTTAAGTCACTCGTGTGATTTTGCACAAGGAACCATCCGATTAAACCAAGGTGCAAGTAGTGCGCTTCATGCCAATGAAGGGGTGAGTATTCTTCCTGTTGGAGTCATCGAAATTGTAGAGATGTTCGACTCAGGAGAGATCATCAAAATTATTGATGAATCAGGAAATACTATTGGTATCGGGAAGGCCAATTACGATGCAGGATCTCTTAAAAAAGAGATGGGACTAAAAAATAAAAAACCTATTGTTCACTGTGATTATCTATCGTTAAATATTTAA
- the proC gene encoding pyrroline-5-carboxylate reductase, with product MEKIAVIGGGNLGIAVTEGMLKTGINPEKIHVTRRRVHYLEPLKEKGVNVGSNNVAAVQNADLIILAVKPKQAEIIMSEIIDHLTDNQIIVSLVTGVSLEAMEKEWKIPSICFRAMPNTAVELQESITCISHQPTTTENIESIKALFSTLGPVLIIQDDMMAAATVLGACGIAFALRFIRAAQQGGIEIGFNAENALKIAAQTVKGAAELVLQNGNHPEQEIDKVTTPQGVTISGLNTMEHQGFSSALIQGVLTSYNKIK from the coding sequence ATGGAAAAGATAGCAGTAATTGGCGGGGGTAACCTAGGTATTGCCGTAACAGAAGGCATGTTAAAGACAGGGATTAATCCCGAGAAAATACATGTTACACGTAGACGTGTACACTATCTAGAGCCGCTAAAGGAAAAAGGAGTAAACGTGGGCTCTAACAATGTAGCCGCAGTCCAAAATGCTGACCTTATCATTCTAGCTGTAAAACCCAAACAGGCAGAGATCATTATGAGCGAGATTATCGATCATCTTACCGATAACCAGATCATTGTCTCTTTAGTTACAGGGGTAAGTTTGGAAGCCATGGAGAAAGAGTGGAAAATTCCTTCTATCTGTTTTCGCGCCATGCCAAATACAGCAGTGGAACTACAGGAGTCTATCACTTGTATTTCTCATCAACCAACCACAACGGAAAACATTGAATCGATCAAGGCACTTTTCTCGACTTTGGGTCCTGTGTTGATCATTCAAGATGATATGATGGCAGCAGCAACCGTACTAGGTGCTTGTGGCATTGCCTTTGCACTTCGTTTTATTCGCGCAGCCCAACAGGGAGGAATCGAGATTGGTTTCAATGCAGAGAATGCTTTAAAGATTGCAGCACAGACAGTGAAAGGAGCAGCAGAGCTCGTCCTTCAAAATGGGAACCATCCAGAACAAGAGATTGATAAGGTAACCACTCCCCAAGGTGTAACAATATCTGGATTAAACACGATGGAACATCAAGGTTTTTCATCGGCATTAATACAAGGTGTTCTTACATCGTATAATAAAATTAAATAG
- a CDS encoding aminotransferase class III-fold pyridoxal phosphate-dependent enzyme: MKLFDVYSLFDITPVQAKNCTITDSEGTQYLDLYGGHAVISIGHSHPHYVEMLQNQIQNIGFYSNSVQNPLQNELADKLGAISGYDDFELFLTNSGAESVENALKLASFHTGNSKVISFDKSFHGRTSAAVAVTDNPNIIAPINAQHQNVVLPLNDIEAVKEVVSSESIAAIIVEGIQGIGGIRIPETAFLEELRNICDQNNIVLILDEIQSGFGRSGKFFAHQYSGIKPDIITMAKGMGNGFPVGGILIAPNIKAKKGMLGTTFGGNYLACAATIAVMDVMQQQDLIHNAKEVGDFLMEKLQNIDKIKEVRGEGLMIGIEMNQAIAPIRQELLKKHHIFTGVSGQNIIRLLPPLTLTKEEATLFIDKLIETLESY, translated from the coding sequence ATGAAGCTTTTTGACGTATACTCACTTTTTGATATCACACCAGTGCAAGCAAAAAACTGCACGATTACTGATAGCGAAGGAACCCAATATTTAGACCTATATGGAGGGCATGCAGTTATTTCTATTGGGCATAGCCACCCCCACTATGTAGAGATGTTGCAAAATCAAATCCAAAACATTGGATTCTACTCTAACTCTGTACAGAATCCATTGCAAAATGAGTTGGCAGACAAACTTGGTGCTATTTCAGGATATGACGACTTCGAACTATTCTTAACCAACTCAGGAGCAGAGTCTGTGGAGAATGCTTTAAAACTAGCATCCTTCCATACAGGTAACTCAAAAGTTATATCTTTTGACAAGTCATTTCATGGAAGGACATCTGCTGCAGTAGCAGTTACAGACAATCCAAACATTATTGCCCCAATCAATGCACAGCATCAAAATGTAGTGCTACCATTAAACGATATAGAGGCCGTAAAAGAAGTTGTTTCATCAGAATCGATTGCTGCAATTATAGTGGAGGGGATTCAAGGAATTGGTGGCATACGCATCCCAGAAACGGCGTTTCTTGAAGAACTCAGAAATATCTGTGATCAAAACAACATTGTCCTTATTTTGGATGAGATACAGTCAGGCTTTGGTCGTAGTGGAAAATTCTTTGCACATCAATACAGTGGTATTAAACCGGATATCATCACCATGGCAAAAGGGATGGGTAATGGTTTTCCTGTAGGCGGTATTCTTATTGCACCAAACATCAAGGCAAAGAAAGGAATGCTTGGCACAACCTTTGGAGGAAACTATCTTGCATGTGCAGCAACCATTGCTGTCATGGATGTGATGCAACAACAAGACTTGATCCATAATGCCAAGGAGGTCGGTGACTTCTTAATGGAGAAACTTCAAAATATTGACAAGATTAAAGAAGTACGAGGGGAAGGGTTGATGATTGGGATAGAGATGAACCAAGCCATTGCTCCCATACGTCAAGAGCTATTAAAGAAACATCACATTTTTACAGGAGTAAGTGGTCAAAATATCATTCGCCTACTCCCCCCATTAACTTTAACAAAAGAGGAAGCAACTCTCTTTATCGACAAGTTGATAGAGACCTTAGAATCGTATTAA
- the argC gene encoding N-acetyl-gamma-glutamyl-phosphate reductase — protein MDYKINVGIVGGAGYTAGELLRILLFHPYANITHIQSSSNDGKPVTSVHKDLIGETDLCFSDIDMQHVDVIFLCMGHGKSKIYVEQTEIPCNVKIIDLSHDFRLKTKDNKFIYGLPELNRPAIKEANYIANPGCFATGIQLALLPLAHAQLLKEDVHIQAITGSTGAGQAPSRTSHFSWRNGNVSVYKAFSHQHLGEIGESLKQLQPDFDKHINFIPIRGNHTRGIFVSAYTQYSGNIESAKKLYREYYKTHPFVHITEENPDLKQVVNTNKAVLYLEVHQGKLMILSCTDNLLKGASGQAVQNMNLLFSLDEFTGLHLKPVVF, from the coding sequence ATGGACTATAAAATAAACGTTGGTATCGTCGGTGGTGCGGGCTATACTGCAGGCGAACTTCTAAGAATATTACTATTTCATCCATACGCAAACATCACTCATATCCAAAGTAGCAGTAATGATGGTAAACCTGTAACCTCTGTCCATAAAGATTTAATAGGAGAGACAGACCTCTGTTTTTCTGATATCGACATGCAACATGTAGATGTTATCTTTTTGTGTATGGGGCATGGAAAATCTAAGATATATGTAGAGCAGACCGAGATTCCTTGCAACGTAAAGATTATCGATCTATCTCATGATTTCCGACTAAAAACAAAAGACAATAAGTTTATATATGGTCTTCCTGAACTAAATAGACCTGCTATCAAGGAGGCAAACTATATAGCAAATCCAGGATGTTTTGCTACAGGAATACAGCTAGCTCTTTTACCTTTGGCTCATGCACAACTTCTAAAAGAGGATGTACATATCCAAGCCATAACAGGTTCCACTGGAGCTGGACAAGCTCCATCAAGAACATCACATTTTAGCTGGAGAAATGGAAACGTATCTGTATACAAAGCTTTCTCTCATCAACACCTCGGTGAAATTGGAGAGAGCTTGAAACAGCTCCAACCTGATTTTGATAAGCACATTAACTTTATCCCGATAAGAGGAAATCATACTAGGGGGATATTTGTAAGTGCATACACCCAATATAGTGGAAATATCGAAAGTGCTAAAAAACTCTATAGGGAGTATTATAAAACCCATCCTTTTGTTCATATTACAGAAGAGAATCCTGATTTGAAACAGGTGGTTAATACCAATAAAGCAGTGCTTTATCTAGAGGTACATCAGGGAAAACTAATGATATTATCCTGTACCGATAACCTACTAAAGGGAGCCTCTGGACAAGCAGTACAGAATATGAACCTTCTTTTTAGTCTTGATGAATTTACAGGACTTCACCTAAAACCAGTAGTCTTTTAA
- the argG gene encoding argininosuccinate synthase: MENKKVVLAYSGGLDTSYCAMYLAKEKGLEVYTAIANTGGFTQDELNDIEAKALAMGVKQHVALDVTQEYYDKGIRYMVYGNVVRNNTYPISVSSERIFQAMAIAQYANEIGAKYIAHGSTGAGNDQVRFDLAFEVLSPQIEVITPTRDMQLTREYEINYLKEHGVEADFEKMEYSINAGLWGTSIGGKETLTSDQTLPESAYPKQVEKSNPEEIKIGFKEGQISSVNGVDYTNAVDAIRKIEEIGSAFGIGRDMHIGDTIIGIKGRVGFEAAAPMLIIKAHEMLEKHTLTKWQQHWKDQLGNWYGMFMHESMYLDPVMRDIEKFLENTQRNVTGEVSILLKPEHFTLIGIKSDKDLMRSKFGEYGEMNKAWSADDVKGFTKILSNQLKIYYSVNEE; this comes from the coding sequence ATGGAAAACAAGAAAGTAGTTTTGGCTTATAGTGGAGGTTTAGACACCTCATACTGTGCTATGTATCTAGCAAAAGAGAAGGGTTTAGAAGTGTATACGGCTATTGCCAATACTGGTGGTTTCACTCAAGATGAGCTTAACGACATTGAAGCGAAAGCTTTGGCAATGGGAGTTAAACAACATGTTGCCCTAGATGTAACACAGGAATATTACGACAAAGGCATTCGCTATATGGTATATGGCAATGTGGTACGTAACAACACCTACCCTATATCTGTTAGTTCGGAACGAATATTCCAAGCAATGGCCATTGCTCAATATGCAAATGAAATTGGAGCAAAATATATCGCACATGGTAGTACTGGTGCAGGAAATGATCAGGTTCGTTTTGATCTAGCATTCGAAGTACTATCCCCACAAATCGAAGTAATCACCCCTACTAGGGATATGCAATTAACTCGTGAATATGAGATTAATTATTTAAAAGAGCATGGAGTAGAGGCAGACTTTGAAAAGATGGAATACTCTATCAACGCGGGGTTATGGGGAACAAGCATCGGAGGAAAAGAGACTTTAACCTCTGATCAAACACTTCCAGAATCAGCCTACCCGAAACAGGTAGAAAAGAGTAATCCAGAAGAGATAAAAATTGGATTCAAAGAGGGACAAATAAGTTCGGTAAACGGTGTAGACTATACGAATGCAGTTGATGCAATACGTAAAATCGAAGAGATTGGAAGTGCTTTCGGTATTGGGCGTGACATGCACATTGGAGACACCATTATCGGTATTAAAGGACGTGTCGGTTTTGAAGCGGCCGCTCCTATGTTGATTATCAAAGCCCATGAAATGCTTGAAAAACATACCTTAACCAAATGGCAACAACATTGGAAAGACCAACTAGGCAATTGGTATGGAATGTTCATGCATGAATCGATGTATTTAGACCCTGTAATGAGAGACATTGAGAAGTTTCTTGAAAATACCCAACGTAATGTTACTGGAGAGGTTTCTATACTACTTAAACCAGAGCATTTCACTCTTATTGGAATAAAGTCAGATAAAGATTTAATGAGATCTAAGTTTGGTGAATATGGGGAAATGAACAAAGCATGGAGTGCAGATGACGTAAAAGGTTTCACAAAGATCCTTTCAAATCAACTTAAGATTTACTATTCAGTAAACGAGGAGTAA
- a CDS encoding GNAT family N-acetyltransferase: protein MKSGINIDVVVANETHIKYVDIINNTIERASKERGTGIAKRTYGYVANKIQEGKAVIALHGDTFAGFCYIESWGHNKFVANSGLIVDPEFRGCGLAKRIKKCAFDLSRTKFPDAKIFGLTTGLPVMKINSELGYRPVTFSELTDDEAFWNGCKSCVNYDILERTSKSKCLCTGMLYDPIWDEQPQKSTTRWQRWKEWLKNRSDKNSTLSFFSIKAFKK from the coding sequence ATGAAATCGGGAATCAACATTGACGTAGTAGTAGCCAACGAGACACATATAAAATATGTAGATATCATTAACAATACCATTGAAAGAGCATCGAAAGAGCGCGGTACTGGTATTGCTAAGCGAACTTATGGTTATGTAGCAAATAAGATTCAAGAGGGGAAAGCAGTTATTGCACTTCATGGAGACACATTTGCAGGTTTTTGCTATATAGAGTCTTGGGGACACAATAAGTTTGTTGCCAACTCAGGTCTTATTGTCGACCCTGAATTTAGGGGTTGTGGCCTGGCTAAACGCATAAAAAAATGTGCTTTTGACCTATCACGCACCAAATTCCCTGATGCTAAAATATTTGGATTAACCACAGGACTTCCTGTAATGAAGATTAATTCAGAACTAGGATATCGTCCAGTCACTTTTTCAGAGTTAACCGACGATGAAGCCTTTTGGAATGGTTGTAAAAGTTGTGTCAACTACGACATCTTAGAACGAACATCCAAAAGTAAATGCTTATGTACTGGAATGCTCTACGACCCAATATGGGACGAACAGCCTCAAAAAAGCACCACTAGGTGGCAACGATGGAAAGAGTGGTTAAAGAATAGATCGGATAAAAATTCAACACTCTCTTTTTTTAGCATCAAAGCATTCAAAAAATAA
- a CDS encoding ArgR family transcriptional regulator — protein MKTKKERLIKIVELIKKHHIENHEHLLKLLDEAGYDVAQATLSRDLNSLRVVKMRDNNGGFYYHLPPSQDNDEDPTGNESNTTHVNFLADGFRSLVFSGNMGVIKTIPGYASSIAAIIDGQDIFEILGTIAGDDTILLVVREGITRRAVASKLIELFPRLINTIDITDY, from the coding sequence ATGAAAACTAAAAAAGAGCGATTGATAAAAATTGTGGAACTAATCAAGAAGCACCACATCGAAAATCATGAGCATTTGCTTAAACTGTTGGATGAAGCAGGGTACGACGTTGCACAGGCAACACTATCAAGAGACCTAAATAGTCTTAGAGTAGTTAAAATGCGAGATAACAATGGAGGATTCTACTATCACCTTCCACCTTCACAGGATAATGATGAGGATCCCACCGGTAATGAGTCAAACACAACGCATGTTAACTTCTTAGCAGATGGGTTTAGGAGTTTGGTATTTTCAGGCAATATGGGAGTAATAAAAACCATTCCTGGATACGCGAGCAGTATTGCAGCAATCATCGATGGTCAAGACATTTTTGAGATTCTTGGAACCATTGCTGGGGATGATACCATCCTTTTAGTAGTAAGAGAAGGCATCACTAGAAGAGCTGTTGCGAGCAAATTAATTGAACTATTCCCTCGATTAATTAATACGATTGATATCACAGACTATTAA
- the carA gene encoding glutamine-hydrolyzing carbamoyl-phosphate synthase small subunit, with the protein MHKFRNVKLVLEDGTIFEGKSFGKEKSIAGEVVFYTAMVGYTESLSDPSYKGQILVPTYPMVGNYGIPSADQTEGVEDFYESDRIHASGLVVADYTDDFSHWNAEKSLSDWLIENDVPGITGIDTRALTKILREKGSMKGKIEFDDQPIDFVDPNQDNLAALVSTDDVVTYGSGKHKVVLVDCGVKYNIIRCLLKRDTTVIRVPWNYNFNEIDCDGIFLSNGPGDPVQCEETVNHIKEALKGAKPIMGICLGNQLLGRAAGADTYKLKYGHRSHNQPVLLKGTQRCFITSQNHGYAINQETLPSEWEELFVNVNDGTNEGVRHKTKPFFSTQFHPEASSGPVDTEYLFDEFIENIEKSKAQ; encoded by the coding sequence ATGCATAAATTTCGTAATGTTAAGTTAGTTTTAGAAGATGGTACGATCTTCGAAGGAAAGTCGTTTGGAAAGGAAAAGTCGATTGCAGGGGAGGTTGTCTTCTACACTGCAATGGTAGGTTATACAGAGAGCCTTTCAGATCCTTCTTATAAAGGACAAATCTTGGTCCCAACCTATCCTATGGTTGGAAATTATGGAATTCCTTCTGCAGATCAAACAGAGGGGGTAGAGGACTTTTATGAATCAGATCGTATTCATGCTTCAGGGTTAGTTGTTGCTGATTATACGGACGATTTTAGCCACTGGAATGCAGAGAAAAGTTTAAGCGATTGGCTTATCGAAAATGATGTGCCAGGTATTACAGGAATTGATACGCGTGCTTTAACAAAGATTCTTCGTGAGAAGGGATCGATGAAAGGTAAGATTGAATTTGATGATCAACCTATCGATTTTGTAGATCCAAACCAAGATAATTTGGCAGCATTGGTTAGTACTGATGATGTTGTTACTTATGGTTCTGGAAAACATAAAGTTGTTTTGGTCGATTGTGGTGTAAAGTATAATATTATTCGTTGCCTCTTAAAAAGAGATACTACAGTGATTCGTGTGCCTTGGAACTATAATTTTAATGAAATCGATTGTGATGGTATTTTCCTTTCGAATGGACCAGGTGATCCTGTTCAATGCGAAGAGACCGTAAACCACATCAAAGAGGCATTAAAAGGAGCTAAACCAATTATGGGGATCTGTTTGGGTAATCAACTTCTTGGACGTGCTGCTGGTGCAGATACGTACAAATTGAAGTATGGTCATCGTAGTCACAATCAGCCTGTACTACTAAAAGGAACACAACGTTGTTTTATTACTAGTCAGAACCATGGTTATGCTATTAATCAAGAGACTTTGCCAAGCGAATGGGAAGAGCTTTTTGTAAATGTGAATGATGGTACAAACGAAGGGGTTCGTCATAAAACTAAACCATTCTTTTCAACTCAGTTCCACCCTGAAGCTTCTTCAGGACCAGTAGATACGGAGTATCTATTCGATGAGTTTATTGAGAATATTGAGAAAAGCAAAGCACAGTAA